The Streptobacillus felis genome includes the window AAAAGAAATACCTAATTTAAATATAAAAGTTAGTGATGCTTCTAAATGCTTAGAATATATTGAAAAAAATAAAGTACATACAGTTATTTTAGCTATAAATGCTGAATATGCACAAGTTGTAGCTAATCAATTAATACATTCAGGAGTTGAAGCTATACTAAACATGACAGCATCTAAATTAGAATTAAATTCGAATACAGCTGTAGTAAATGCTGATATTTCAGCTAAATTAAAAGAATTAAATTTCTGGAGAATTAATCCAGAATTAAGAGGAGGAATTAATTTTGACTAAAAGTATATTAGATGGTAGATATGTATCGAATATACTGTATGAAAAATTAAAGTTTAAGTATGAAGAATTAGTTAAGATAGTAGGTAGAAAGGCAGGACTAGCTTTCATAAAAGTAGGTAATGATAAAGCTTCTACAATTTATCTTAACACTAAGACTAAAAAATGTAATGAAATTGGAATTTATCAAGAAACTTTTACATTTGACGAAAATATTACAGAAGAAGAATTGATAATAGAAATTAGAAAACTAAATGAAAATAAAAATATAGATGGTATATTAGTACAGTTACCACTGCCATCACATATTAACTATATAAAAATTATGTCAGAGATTAATCCTGATAAAGATGTAGATGGATTTCATCCTGAAAATGTAGGCAATTTATTATTTAATGATAAAGGTATATATTCATGTACACCTCAGGGTATAATGGAACTCCTTAAATTCTATAAAATTAATGTGGGGGGTAAGGATATAGTAATCATAGGAAGATCTAATATAGTTGGTAAACCTATGGCTTTAATGTTAATAAATGAGGGTGCAACAGTACAGGTATGTAACAGTAAAACTAAAGATTTGTTTCATAAAGTAAAACAGGCAGATATTTTAATCAGTGCGACAGGTGTTCCAAGATTAATAAAATCTGATTGTATTAAAGAGGGTGCTGTAATTATAGATGTAGGTATTTCTGAATTTGAAGGAAAATTATCAGGTGATGTGGATTTTGAAGATGTGTACAATAATTCTAGATTATCATACATATCACCAGTACCTGGTGGTGTTGGTCCTATGACTATATATTCGTTAATAAAAAATACTATAAGAGCTTTTGAACTTAATAATATACAATTGAAAAAAAATATGTGATATGATAAAATTAGTTTAGAAAGTTTTCTAAAAAGGAGATGTATTAAGATAAGTATTAATATAATAATTGCTCTTTTAATTAATTTAATATTTTATTATATATTGGGCGCATTTGACACAAGTTTTATGTATATAAATTATATAGAAAAAAATTATTTAAAAGAAACAGAAGAAGAAAATAAAAATAAAGTTGCTAAATTTTTGAATGGATTAATAAGATATAAAGTTACATCAAATATCATGAATCTTTTATTAATAGCAATCTATTTAAAGATATTTAATTTTAATTTTGCAATGTATTTTAAATCGAATATTTTCTCATTCGTATTATCTGTTATCATTTTAATATTATTACAAACTTTTGTTAAAGTGATTGCAAAAAAAAATATATATAAAACATTATTATTTACTATAGATTTTATAGATGTATTATCTCTATTAATATTCCCTATAGTATTAATAGTTGAATTTTTATATAAAAAATTCAATAATATTTTTAATGATGGTGATGATGTAAATGAAAGAGATATTACTGAAGAGGATATTAGAAATATTATTAACTATGCAAATAATAATGAAGTAGAAAAAGAAGAAAAAGAAATGATACATAGTATTTTTACATTTACAGATACTACGGTAAAAGAAATAATGACTCCAAGAACATCTATTATAGCTTATGATAAAGAAGAGACATTAGAAGAAGTATGGAATGATATTATAGAACATGAATTTTCACGTATACCATTATATAATGAAAGTATAGATGATATATGTGGAGTAATGTATACTAAAGATTTACTTAAATTTAAGGATAGAAAAATTAAATTAAAAGAACTGATGAAAAATATAGTATATGTTCCAGAAACAGTAACCTTAACATATATGTTAGAATTCTTTAGACAGAAACAACAACATATGGCAATAATAATTGATGAATATGGAGGTACTTTAGGATTAATAACTATAGAAGATTTACTAGAAGAAATAGTTGGAGAAATTAGAGATGAATATGATATAGAGGAGGAAAACTTTAAATCTATATCAGAAAATGTTTATGAACTATTAGGTGAAACATTAGTTGATGAAATAAATGAAAAATATGGACTATCTATTGAAGAATCTGAAGAATATGATACTATTTCAGGATATATACAATATAAACTTGAGAGAGTAGCAAATGAAAATGATAAGGTTATAAATGATGGATATATTATACAAGTATTAAAAGTTGATAATAAGAAAATAGAAAAAGTAAAACTTATTATTAAAAGATAGGAGATATGATGGAAAAATTACAAATTCAAAAATTAGACGAAATGATCAGAAGCATACCTGATTTTCCTGAACCAGGTATAATTTTTAGAGACATTACTACGGCTTTAAAAGATAAGGAAGGTTTAAAACTTATTATTGATGATTTTACGAATAGATATAAGAATAAAGGTATAGACTATGTATTAGGAGCAGATGCAAGAGGATTTATATTTGGAGCAGCAATAGCATATAACATAGGAGCAGGATTTGTTCCAGCTAGAAAATCAGGCAAATTACCAGCAGAAACTGTTAGAGCAGAATATTCATTAGAATACGGTAAAAATGCAATAGAGATTCATAAAGATGCATTTGAAAAAGATGCTAAAGTATTAATAGTTGATGATTTGTTAGCAACAGGTGGAACTGCTAAAGCTATGGTAGACTTAGTAGAAGAGCTTGGAGCTAAAGTTTATGAATTAGCATTTTTAATAGAATTATCTGATTTAAAAGGAAGAGATGTACTAAAAGGAAAAGACGTATATACGATATTACAATTTTAAATAAAAAAGAGTTTGTTTTATTAGATAAAGCAAACTCTTTTATTCTATTTTATCAATTAAATCAAGATAAGTATAAATTCTATTTTTCTTATTATTTTCTATTTTTTCAAGTATGAATTTTTCTTCTATAATATTTTCCTTTTTTATTTTTTTTATAATCAAGTCTTTTATGAATTTTTCAAAATCTAAATTGTGTATTTTTAGATAAGCCTTAATAATCTTATCATTATCTTTGGATATTTTTACAGGTATTATAATCAAAACTAACCTTTAATCAACTAATTGAGATGTTTTATATAAAGCGTAATATTGTAATATGAATATAAATAATAAAAAGAAAATACCCGTAAAAGATAAATCAATTATAAAGAAAGGTACTAAATTTAATAAAAATGTAAAAGGGAAAATGTTTAGTATTCTTTCTAAAATTTCTTCTGTTCTAATTTTATTAATAATTGCTGTAATCATAATTTCCTCCATTGTTTTATTTTTATAACACTAATATACCATATTTGTTTTAAAATTGCAACAAAAAAAATAAAAAATAAAAAAAATGTTGCTTTTTTTTAACTGTAATGCTATAATGTGTTATATAATTAAAGCTTGGAGGGAAGTTTATGATGGATTTAGGTCAAACTTTAAAAAATGCTAGAGAAAGAAAAGGGTACTCATTAAGGGAAGTTGAGAGTAAATTAAATGAAAAAGGAATAAGCTATGCACATACTAATATTAAAAGAATAGAAGATGGTGAAAGTTCTAAAACACCAATAAAAGTTTTAGCTGGACTTTGTGAAGTTTATTCTTTAGATAAAATAAATATAATGAATTTAGCAGGTGCTAAAATTGAAGAATTTGTAGAATTGAATGATTTAGTTAAAAAAGCAACATTATTTTTTGATGATAAAAGTGTAGATGAAGAAGACAAAAAGAAATTAATAGAAGTAATGAATGAGATGTTCTATAAATCAAAATTTGATAAATAAAATAAAGTCTTAAAAGGTATTATTAGCTTTTAAGACTTTTTATATTTTTATTGAAAAAAAATATAAAAAAAGGTATAATTAAATGATAGAATAATGAAAAGGAGAAGGTGATTTAATGGATAAATTAATTAGATTAAAAGAAATATTAGAAAAGAATAGAGCTTATCAACATGCTATGACTATTTTATCTTGGGATTTAGAGACTGAAGCCCCTGTAAATGCTGCATTAAGTATATCTAAAACTTTAGGAGCTCTGTCTGAGCTTTCTTATTTAACTTTAGTTAATGATGAAGTAAGAGATATAGTATATGGTGTAGATATTAATACACTAAATGAAATTGATAAAAAACTAATATTAAATTTAAGAAAAAATATATTTGATAAGATGAGTAAAATACCAGTAGATGTTTATTCTAAATATTCAGAACTTGGAACTATGTCTACACAAAAATGGGGAGAAGCAAAGAGAACTAATAATTTAGAAATTTATGCTCCTTATCTAGAAGAAGTAATAAAATATAATAAAGATTTTATTAAATATAGAGGTTATGAAGGACATCCATATAATCTATTATTAAGTGATTATGAAAATGAATTAACAGTAGAAATAGTTGATGAATTCTTCAAAAATATAAAAGATGAATTAACACCTTTTATTAAAGAAGTAATAACAAAGAAAAGAGAAGAATTAAAAGATATTAAAGCTAGATTTTTATCTAAACCTTATCCTATAGATAAGCAAAAAGAATTATCAAAAGAAATCTCTGAAATATTAAAATATGACTATAATTCAGGAGTTATAAAAGAAAGTGAACATCCATTTACTACAAGTACTAGTAATAAAGATGTAAGAATAACAACACATTATTATGAAAATGATCCGCTTTCTGCAATTTACTCTACTATACATGAAACAGGACATGCACTTTATGAGCAACAAATCTCAGATGAATATCAAGATAATTTCCTAGGAAATGGAGTATCTATGGGTATACATGAATCTCAATCAAGAATTTTTGAAAACATGTTCTGTAAAAATGATAGCTTCACTAAAGTAATATATGACTTATTAGATAAATACTTTGGTGTTGAAATTACTTTAGATGAATTTAAATTACTATTAAATGAAGTAAATACTTCATTAATAAGAGTAGAAGCTGATGAATTAACTTATCCTATACATGTAATGATAAGATATGAATTAGAAAAAGAAATATTTAGTGATTTAGAAAAAATGGAAAATGCAGAAGAAATTGCTAAAAAATGGGCAGATAAATATGAAGAATATTTAGGTGTAAGACCTAAGACTTATTCTGAAGGAATATTACAAGATGTACATTGGTCTCAAGGTTCATTTGGATATTTCTCATCTTATGCTTTAGGTTCTGCATACTCAGCACAAATATATAAAGCCATGGAAAAAGATGTAGATATAAATAAAGATTTAGCAGATAGTAATTTTGAAAACATAAATAATTGGCTAAAAGAAAAAATTCATCAGTTTGGATCATTTAAAGATCCTAAAGATGTAATTTTAAATGCAACGGGAGAAGAATTTAATTCTAAATATTATGTAGATTATTTAAAAAATAAATTTGCTAAGATTTATGGTGTAGAGGTGAAATAATGAATAATAAAAAGTTAAAAGATGAGTTTCACGATTTAGAAATTAAAAGTTTTGCAAGAGAAATGATAGAATTTATAGATGATTCACCTAGTACATATCATGTTGTAGGTAATTGTTCTACTATACTTACAGAAAATAGTTTTGAAAGACTTGAGCCTACAGAAAAATGGGAATTAAAAAAAGGTGGAAAATATTTTGTCAAAAGATCAAATTCAACTATAGTTGCATTTACTATAGGTGAAAAACTAGATGTAAGTAAAGGATTTAAAATATTTGGCTCTCATACAGATTCTCCAGGATTTAGAATCAAACCTAATCCTGTTATGACAGTAAATGGTGTAATAAGATTAAATACAGAAGTTTATGGAGGACCTATATTAAATACTTAGTTTGATAGACCTTTATCTATAGCAGGTAGAGTAGTAGTAAGAACTAATGATATTT containing:
- a CDS encoding hemolysin family protein — encoded protein: MNLIFYYILGAFDTSFMYINYIEKNYLKETEEENKNKVAKFLNGLIRYKVTSNIMNLLLIAIYLKIFNFNFAMYFKSNIFSFVLSVIILILLQTFVKVIAKKNIYKTLLFTIDFIDVLSLLIFPIVLIVEFLYKKFNNIFNDGDDVNERDITEEDIRNIINYANNNEVEKEEKEMIHSIFTFTDTTVKEIMTPRTSIIAYDKEETLEEVWNDIIEHEFSRIPLYNESIDDICGVMYTKDLLKFKDRKIKLKELMKNIVYVPETVTLTYMLEFFRQKQQHMAIIIDEYGGTLGLITIEDLLEEIVGEIRDEYDIEEENFKSISENVYELLGETLVDEINEKYGLSIEESEEYDTISGYIQYKLERVANENDKVINDGYIIQVLKVDNKKIEKVKLIIKR
- a CDS encoding carboxypeptidase M32 → MDKLIRLKEILEKNRAYQHAMTILSWDLETEAPVNAALSISKTLGALSELSYLTLVNDEVRDIVYGVDINTLNEIDKKLILNLRKNIFDKMSKIPVDVYSKYSELGTMSTQKWGEAKRTNNLEIYAPYLEEVIKYNKDFIKYRGYEGHPYNLLLSDYENELTVEIVDEFFKNIKDELTPFIKEVITKKREELKDIKARFLSKPYPIDKQKELSKEISEILKYDYNSGVIKESEHPFTTSTSNKDVRITTHYYENDPLSAIYSTIHETGHALYEQQISDEYQDNFLGNGVSMGIHESQSRIFENMFCKNDSFTKVIYDLLDKYFGVEITLDEFKLLLNEVNTSLIRVEADELTYPIHVMIRYELEKEIFSDLEKMENAEEIAKKWADKYEEYLGVRPKTYSEGILQDVHWSQGSFGYFSSYALGSAYSAQIYKAMEKDVDINKDLADSNFENINNWLKEKIHQFGSFKDPKDVILNATGEEFNSKYYVDYLKNKFAKIYGVEVK
- a CDS encoding helix-turn-helix domain-containing protein, whose amino-acid sequence is MMDLGQTLKNARERKGYSLREVESKLNEKGISYAHTNIKRIEDGESSKTPIKVLAGLCEVYSLDKINIMNLAGAKIEEFVELNDLVKKATLFFDDKSVDEEDKKKLIEVMNEMFYKSKFDK
- a CDS encoding bifunctional 5,10-methylenetetrahydrofolate dehydrogenase/5,10-methenyltetrahydrofolate cyclohydrolase; its protein translation is MTKSILDGRYVSNILYEKLKFKYEELVKIVGRKAGLAFIKVGNDKASTIYLNTKTKKCNEIGIYQETFTFDENITEEELIIEIRKLNENKNIDGILVQLPLPSHINYIKIMSEINPDKDVDGFHPENVGNLLFNDKGIYSCTPQGIMELLKFYKINVGGKDIVIIGRSNIVGKPMALMLINEGATVQVCNSKTKDLFHKVKQADILISATGVPRLIKSDCIKEGAVIIDVGISEFEGKLSGDVDFEDVYNNSRLSYISPVPGGVGPMTIYSLIKNTIRAFELNNIQLKKNM
- a CDS encoding adenine phosphoribosyltransferase, coding for MEKLQIQKLDEMIRSIPDFPEPGIIFRDITTALKDKEGLKLIIDDFTNRYKNKGIDYVLGADARGFIFGAAIAYNIGAGFVPARKSGKLPAETVRAEYSLEYGKNAIEIHKDAFEKDAKVLIVDDLLATGGTAKAMVDLVEELGAKVYELAFLIELSDLKGRDVLKGKDVYTILQF